Below is a genomic region from Thermodesulfobacteriota bacterium.
CCGAAGGGGCGCGCGAACAGGTTCGCGGGGAACGTCTCCATGGCGGTCGAGTAGTCGCGGACCACCGCGTTGTAATACCGCCGCGCGTACTCGATGCCGTTCTCGATCTCCGCGAGCTGCTTCTGCAGCTCGAGATAACCTCCGCTCGCCTTGAGGTCGGGGTAGCTTTCCGCCACGGCGAAGAGGGAAGGCAGCGCTTCACGCAGCGCGGCCTCCTCCTTCCCCTTTCCGGCGGGCCCTTCCGCCAGCATCGCCCGAGCCCGCGCCTCCGTCACGCCCTGGAGGACGGACTTCTCGTAGCCGGCGTACCCCTTCACGGTCTCGACCAGGTTTCCCACCAGGTCGTGCCGCTTCTTCAGCAGGACGTCGATGTCGGACCAGGAGGAGCGGGAAAGGTTCCGCAGCTTGACCAGCCGGTTGTAAAGCACGACCGGGTAGACGGAGATCCCCGCGACGGCTGCCAGGACCGCCAGCGCGCCGTTCATTCGTCGGCGTCGTCCAGCGCCACTTCGGGTGCGTGGGTCTTGAACTGGACGTACATTCCGCGCAGGATCGACAGGAAGGCGAGCAGCATGAAGGCCAGCGCGATCGGCCGGGTGAAGAAGATCTTCCAGGATCCCTGGGACAGCAGCAGCGACTGCTGCAGGGAGGTCTCGAGCATCGGCGCGAGGACGGTCGCCAGCACCATGGGAGCGACGGGGAAGCCGAGCTTCCGCATCAGGTAGCCGATCGCCCCGAAGATGAGCGCCACCCACACGTCGAAGACCATGAACCGGATGCCGTAGGCGCCGATGATGCAGAAGAGCGCGATGAGCGGGCCCAGGATCGGGAACGGGATGAGGGCGATCCGCGCCCACCAGCCGACCAGCGGCAGGTTGAGGAAGAGCAGGATCACGTTCCCGATGTACATGCTGGCGATGACCGCCCATACGAATTGCGGGTTCTGCTGGAAGAGCATCGGCCCGGGCTGGAGTCCGTACATCATGAGGCCGCCCAGGAGCACGGCCAGCGGCGGGCCCGTCGGCAGGCCGAAGGCGAAGAGCGGGACGAAGCCGCTGGTGGAAGTGGCGTTGTTCGCCGCCTCCGGGGCCGCCACTCCCTCGATGGCGCCCTTGCCGAACCTCTCGGGAGTCTTCGAGACCCGCTTTTCCACGTCGTAGGCGATGAAGGTCGTCACAGCCGGGGAGCAGCCTGGGAGCAGCCCCAGGAAGAAGCCGATCCCGGACGAGCGGAGCATGGCGCCCGTGCTCTGGCGGATGTCGTCCCATGTCGGCATCCAGCCCTTGATCTTCGTCTCGTAGATCCTGGCGGCGGCGTGCTCGACGTTGATCAGGACCTCGCTGATGGCGAACAGCCCGACGATGATGCTGATGAAGTTCAGCCCGGCCATGAGGTCCACCGAGCCGAAGGTCAGCCGGGCCGCCCCCGTCAGGGGATTCTGCCCGATCAGCGAGGACAGTAGCCCCAGCGACATCGCGACGATCCCCTTGAGGAGCGCGCGTCCCGAAAGGCTGATGATCAGGCTCAGCGACATGAACATCAGGGCGAAGTACTCGGGCGGACCGAAGGCGAGCGCCACTTTCGACAGCATCGGCGCGAACAGGGTGAGCCCCACGATGCCCAAGGTCCCCGCGACGAACGACGCGATGGCGCAGATCCCCAGCGCCGGGCCCGCCCGCCCCTGCTTGGCCATCTCGTAGCCGTCGATCGCGGTGGGAACCGAGGAAGCTTCGCCGGGGATGTTGACCACGATGGCGGTCGTGGAGCCGCCGTACATGGCCCCGTAGTAGATGGCCGCCATCATGATGATCCCGGAGGTCGGCGGGATCATGGTGGTGATAGGGAGCAGGATCGCGATTCCCGCCGAGGGGCCGATGCCCGGCAGCACGCCGATCATCGTGCCGATGAGGCAGCCGACGAACGCCCAGAAGAGGTTCGCCGCCGAGAACGCCGTGGCGAACCCCTGCAGCAGGAAGTCGAGGGAGAATCCCATCCTTGCCCCTACCGCTCCAGGAATCCCATGGGAAGCGGGAGCTCCAGGAATTTCATGAAGAGGAAGTAGACGACCAGGGAGGAAGCCGCGCCCGCGACCAGCGCCCCGACGACCCGCCGCCGGTCGAGGTACCAGACCGCCGCCGCGACGTACAGGAAGGTGGCGACGGGCATCCCGGCGATGTTGATCAGGATGACGAAGAGGGCCAGCAGGAGGAGGTTCACCCCGATCCGGGCGAAGCCGGACC
It encodes:
- a CDS encoding tripartite tricarboxylate transporter TctB family protein codes for the protein MKSQKKNDIVAGIVIALLGAVVVYAASQIRGDIEERLPPRTLPYIVGFLTLGGGAGLVLKSLRAGTHDAEVHWPDRSGFARIGVNLLLLALFVILINIAGMPVATFLYVAAAVWYLDRRRVVGALVAGAASSLVVYFLFMKFLELPLPMGFLER
- a CDS encoding tripartite tricarboxylate transporter permease, which codes for MGFSLDFLLQGFATAFSAANLFWAFVGCLIGTMIGVLPGIGPSAGIAILLPITTMIPPTSGIIMMAAIYYGAMYGGSTTAIVVNIPGEASSVPTAIDGYEMAKQGRAGPALGICAIASFVAGTLGIVGLTLFAPMLSKVALAFGPPEYFALMFMSLSLIISLSGRALLKGIVAMSLGLLSSLIGQNPLTGAARLTFGSVDLMAGLNFISIIVGLFAISEVLINVEHAAARIYETKIKGWMPTWDDIRQSTGAMLRSSGIGFFLGLLPGCSPAVTTFIAYDVEKRVSKTPERFGKGAIEGVAAPEAANNATSTSGFVPLFAFGLPTGPPLAVLLGGLMMYGLQPGPMLFQQNPQFVWAVIASMYIGNVILLFLNLPLVGWWARIALIPFPILGPLIALFCIIGAYGIRFMVFDVWVALIFGAIGYLMRKLGFPVAPMVLATVLAPMLETSLQQSLLLSQGSWKIFFTRPIALAFMLLAFLSILRGMYVQFKTHAPEVALDDADE